The genomic segment TACCGCAACGGTTTGCGCGTCGCCTTTGTCATTCGGGCAAACACTCCGGAACTGAATACAGCCACGGAGCATACGGACCTTTGGGGAAGCTTCATCGTGGGCCGTTCGTTCTAGGCCCGGGCTTTCTGCCTCACGTGTTCGCGGGGCGTCGTATCATCTCGTACAGTTTGTCCTTCAGGTGTACCCGGCGCATCTTGAGCGGCTCGAGGTACTCGTCTGATGTGGGTTCAATATCCTGTTCGTGCCGGTAGATCTCCTGATCTACATCGTGGTATTCGTCGAACAATTCACGAAATTCCGGATCACTGACCTTGAGTTCGTGGATACGGTCCTGGTATTCGGGGAATTCGCGAACCAGCGGGTGGTGTTCAAGCGTCATGGGGTCAGTCCTCAGTTGCGTTTTTCTGATTGCCAAAATAGCATAGTCGTGCCTATATCGTACTTGTCACGGATCAATTTCCATCGTAGCGGGCATGGGCTTCTCCTGGTTGTGGGACCCGGGCCGCACGCGAAGGTAGTTACCAAGGCGGAGACCTGGCTCGTGAAACTGGGAATCGTTATCTATTCAGGGGATCCGGAAACGGTGTGGAACGGATTCCGGCTGGGCTTGCTGGCCTTGAGTGCCAATGATTCAGTCAGTGTCTTTCTACTGGCCAAGGGAGTGGAGGCCGAGCTCATGGATACGGAACAATACGTCGTTTCGGAAAAACTGGTGGAGTTCGTCGAAGCCGGAGGCAAGGTAATGAGCTGTGGTACCTGTCTCGTGGCCCGTTCGCTCGATGCTTCCAAGTACTGCAAGTCGGCAACCATGGGATCGCTCTACGACTTGATCAAGGAATCAGACAAGGTCATCTCCTTGTAGCCAGCCCCGGATGCAAATCCGGGTTGCGGGGCCAGGACCGCTCTCCCTTCAATCAGATTCTATGCCCATGCGAATCGCCGCTATTGTTGAGTACGACGGTTCCGCGTTCCGTGGCTGGCAGTTGCAGTCGGGTGTGCGCACGGTCCAGGAAGTCCTCGAGAAGGCACTGGCATATGTGGCCGATGCTCCCGTGCGCGTGATCACGGCGGGGCGCACGGACACGGGTGTCCATGCCACCGGCCAGGTGGTGCACTTCGATACCGAGGCGGTACGCGATCCCCATGCATGGGTTCGCGGTACCAACAGCCGCTTGCCGAAGGATGTCGCGGTCTTATGGGCGGGAGAGGTGGGGGAGGATTTTCACGCCCGGTTTTCAGCCACCGGCAGGCACTATCACTATTGCATTCTCAACCGGCCGGTACGGCCAACGTATCTCGCCGGGCGTGTGAGTTGGGACTATCGTCCATTGGATGTTGACCCCATGCAGGCCGCGGCCGCGACTCTGCTTGGCTCCCACGATTTCTCCTCCTATCGCGCGGTCCAGTGCCAGGCGAAGAGCCCGGTGCGCGAATTGCGCGCACTGGATGTTTGGCGGACACGGGATCGGGTGATCATCCACGCCTACGCCAACGCCTTTCTGCACCATATGGTGCGCAACATCGCCGGCGTGTTGTGTACCATCGGCGCCGGCGAGCGGCCGCCGGAATGGGCGCGGGAAGTGCTGGAGGCGCGCGATCGAACCACTGGCGGGATCACCGCCTCCCCGGACGGGCTCTACCTCACGCAGGTGGAATACCCGGAAGTCCACGGAATCCCGCAACTTTCGTCCGATCCCGGGCTCTGGTAAAGTGCGCCGTTCCTGAAATCCGGGTGATTTCATGCGCGTTCGCGTCAAGATCTGCGGAATTACGCGTCTCGAAGACGCGCTCGCGGCGGTACAATACGGGGCAGACGCCATCGGTTTTGTGTTCGATTCCGGCAGCCCCAGGTTCATCGACGGGGAAAAAGCTGCCGATATCGCCGGCGCCCTGCCACCGTTCGTGACGAAGACCGGTTTGTTTGTAGACGCCGACGCGGGATTCGTCCATCGCATGCTCGAACAGGTCCCTCTGGACTTGCTGCAGTTTCACGGCGAGGAAGAATCCGGGTATTGCGGCCGGTTTCGGCGACCCTATATCAAGTCTGTGGCCATGAATG from the Acidiferrobacteraceae bacterium genome contains:
- a CDS encoding DsrE family protein yields the protein MKLGIVIYSGDPETVWNGFRLGLLALSANDSVSVFLLAKGVEAELMDTEQYVVSEKLVEFVEAGGKVMSCGTCLVARSLDASKYCKSATMGSLYDLIKESDKVISL
- a CDS encoding DUF465 domain-containing protein, with amino-acid sequence MTLEHHPLVREFPEYQDRIHELKVSDPEFRELFDEYHDVDQEIYRHEQDIEPTSDEYLEPLKMRRVHLKDKLYEMIRRPANT
- a CDS encoding phosphoribosylanthranilate isomerase → MRVRVKICGITRLEDALAAVQYGADAIGFVFDSGSPRFIDGEKAADIAGALPPFVTKTGLFVDADAGFVHRMLEQVPLDLLQFHGEEESGYCGRFRRPYIKSVAMNADVDLAAVATVYSDASALLLDASVPGIPGGTGERFDWSLVPADASAPIILAGGLTPENVGEAIASVRPYAVDVSSGVEREKGIKDAARIEAFMQEIGRLS
- the truA gene encoding tRNA pseudouridine(38-40) synthase TruA, with product MRIAAIVEYDGSAFRGWQLQSGVRTVQEVLEKALAYVADAPVRVITAGRTDTGVHATGQVVHFDTEAVRDPHAWVRGTNSRLPKDVAVLWAGEVGEDFHARFSATGRHYHYCILNRPVRPTYLAGRVSWDYRPLDVDPMQAAAATLLGSHDFSSYRAVQCQAKSPVRELRALDVWRTRDRVIIHAYANAFLHHMVRNIAGVLCTIGAGERPPEWAREVLEARDRTTGGITASPDGLYLTQVEYPEVHGIPQLSSDPGLW